A region of the SAR202 cluster bacterium genome:
GAAGGCACGACTGGTAAAGACAGCGGCGGAGGTGGAGCTTCTAAGCAAGGCCGCTGTTGCGACGGAGCGGGCGTTACTAGCGACCTATGCGACGATTCAGCCAGGGGACAGGGAGCGGGTGCTGGTGGGGCGTTTGGCTGAGAACATGCTGGCGACGGGCGCGGACGCACCCTCCTTCCTGTACATGACGGTGGGGCCGAACACCGGCTACGCGCATCCATCGCCGACGGACTACGTCGCGCAGCCGGGAGACCTGGTAAAGACGGACTGCGGGGCGTTTTTCTCGGGCTATCAGTCGGACATCGCGCGGACGGCGGTGATAGGGAAGGCCAGCCCTGAGCAGCGGTCTATCTATGAAAGACTTGTGCAAGTACACGCGAAGACCATAGAGGCAATGAAGCCGGGTGTGGCGGCGCGGGAGGTGTTCCGGGTGGCGGTGGAGGAGTACAAGCGGGTGAACATACCCTTCTCGCTGGCCTTTGCGGGACACGGCCTGGGGCTTATCACCCACGAGGATTTATTGTTGTCGGACAGCGAAAGCGCCCCGCTGGCGCCCAACATGGTCTTCGCCGTGGAAACGCGGGTGAGGTGGCCGGGAAAGGCGGGGTATCACATCGAAGACCTGGTGGTGATTGGGGATCGGGGGCCAAAGAAGATCACTACGTTTATGGATACTGAGGAGTTGATGGAGTTGTAGGTATCTAGAGCGGCCATATATGAAAAGCCAAGCATTGTTTCAT
Encoded here:
- a CDS encoding aminopeptidase P family protein; amino-acid sequence: MLNRYSNLETLKREMAASDLDALVAISPENVTYATGAVIWTQRSLRDRLAMVVWPREGEPTFLVAGQEAGYAGEQSWIKDIRSYVAHGDSPIRALASALREKGLEAGRIGIEMGYLSAAYHQELAKSLPELQLTPCESIFQKARLVKTAAEVELLSKAAVATERALLATYATIQPGDRERVLVGRLAENMLATGADAPSFLYMTVGPNTGYAHPSPTDYVAQPGDLVKTDCGAFFSGYQSDIARTAVIGKASPEQRSIYERLVQVHAKTIEAMKPGVAAREVFRVAVEEYKRVNIPFSLAFAGHGLGLITHEDLLLSDSESAPLAPNMVFAVETRVRWPGKAGYHIEDLVVIGDRGPKKITTFMDTEELMEL